The sequence below is a genomic window from Streptococcus pantholopis.
CGCGTTCGTGGGGGCCGTTTTGGTTAAAAATAATCGGATTATTGCTACCGGCTATAATGGTGGTGTTTCAGAAACTGACAATTGTAACGAAGTGGGGCACCAAATGGATGACGGCCATTGTATTCGGACTGTGCATGCGGAAATGAATGCCCTGATTCAGTGTGCTAAAGAGGGGATCTCAACTAACAATACAGAGATTTATGTTACCCATTTTCCGTGTATTAACTGTACAAAGGCACTTTTACAGGCCGGGATAAAGAAGATTACTTATAAGGCCAATTACAATCCGCATCCATTTGCTATTGAACTATTGAAGGCGAAACATGTCCCCTATGTACAGCATGATGTGCCGGAACTTAAGCTGGGGAATGGCTCGGACCAGTAGTGAATCAGAAAAAAATTTGAGCCCCTGCTTATTTTATGATAGAATGAGTTGATAACTATTTATAAGAGGTAAGAAGAATGATTGAAGCAAGCAAGCTCAAAGCTGGGATGACTTTTGAAACGACAGACAATAAATTATTAAAGGTCCTTGAGGCCAGCCACCACAAACCTGGTAAGGGCAACACTGTTATGCGCAT
It includes:
- a CDS encoding deoxycytidylate deaminase; this encodes MVKDQRLSWQDYFMANAELISKRSTCDRAFVGAVLVKNNRIIATGYNGGVSETDNCNEVGHQMDDGHCIRTVHAEMNALIQCAKEGISTNNTEIYVTHFPCINCTKALLQAGIKKITYKANYNPHPFAIELLKAKHVPYVQHDVPELKLGNGSDQ